In Diachasmimorpha longicaudata isolate KC_UGA_2023 chromosome 7, iyDiaLong2, whole genome shotgun sequence, the following proteins share a genomic window:
- the LOC135164685 gene encoding uncharacterized protein LOC135164685, with product MARWYLIVMAIAFFICLIEAAPAQEDNNTNKVQEDLNNVYESLKQTFENISKDPKIQDLVQKGRELLEELKQGADKIIPKTGSPPSS from the exons ATGGCACGTTGGTACTTGATTGTTATGGCTATTGCCTTCTTCATCTGCCTGATTGAG GCTGCTCCAGCCCAGGAGGATAACAACACCAACAAAGTCCAAGAAGATTTGAACAACGTGTATGAGTCATTGAAACAGACCTTCGAGAATATCTCCAAGGATCCCAAGATACAGGATTTGGTCCAGAAGGGCCGGGAGTTGCTGGAGGAATTAAAACAGGGAGCTGATAAAATCATCCCCAAAACCGGGAGCCCTCCCAGCTCATAA
- the LOC135164668 gene encoding splicing factor ESS-2 homolog, whose amino-acid sequence MDSPVSTPGSQALEVARNNHDLQIFKKPYGTPLRSKKFKSKILDEDTYVERMGTIIERDFFPDLEKLKAQNDYLDALEQNDVKKMRELYEKYSSGRPATERVSSPATFETPLREEPADMSDRESVIMKSESSLDHSIRDRIGLDCFLSTHTSEDNASFEEMMEEAEKRQRIKYSWLYDVEEKSKILAIEANNAVTDENGKVKKPLSLDTWSYKNKNYIMYVPDGVDLTPDEKVEMAKRKQEVVHDNTRLIVNPFNEKQNKETINELAKSQSKVNDGKIGVDGKEIVRNPTPRVNGFSLVATPSPRPGEYDSPLMTWGQIEGTPFRLDGGDTPLFRSNQGPSFRMAEPPKREKIALQLAEKAGERHRDRKSKALEAARRSFATPSPRSLSTIDRLSSMSPAARRLATQKLKIISTPTPRRTPSRTPIIGVKSLNLTPRITTPTRTPNSSDNQRLSRGLILTDNLLNLPQRQRAADFFNK is encoded by the exons ATGGATTCTCCAGTGAGTACTCCAGGCTCCCAAGCCCTGGAGGTAGCACGCAACAATCATGATCTTCAGATCTTCAAAAAACCCTATGGAACACCTCTGCGATCAAAAAAGTTCAAATCGAAGATTCTCGACGAGGATACGTACGTCGAGCGTATGGGCACAATCATCGAGAGAGATTTCTTCCCTGACTTGGAGAAATTAAAAGCACAAAATGATTATTTGGACGCTTTGGAGCAGAACGACGTGAAGAAGATGCGTGAGTTGTACGAAAAATATAGTTCTGGTCGTCCAGCAACTGAGAGAGTTTCAAGTCCAGCGACTTTTGAGACGCCCCTTCGTGAAGAGCCTGCAGACATGTCAGACAGGGAAAGTGTGATAATGAAGTCAGAGAGCTCGTTGGATCATAGTATAAGGGATAGAATTGGTTTGGATTGTTTTTTGAGCACCCACACCAGCGAAGACAACGCCAGTTTCGAGGAGATGATGGAGGAGgcagagaagagacagaggaTCAAGTATTCGTGGCTCTACGACGTGGAAGAGAAGTCTAAAATCCTGGCTATTGAGGCGAACAATGCAGTGActgatgaaaatggaaaagttaAAAAACCTCTTTCACTCGACACCTGgagttataaaaataaaaattacataatgTATGTACCAGATGGGGTTGATTTGACCCCAGATGAGAAGGTGGAAATGGCGAAGAGGAAACAGGAGGTGGTCCATGACAACACCAGGTTGATAGTCAATCCGTTCAACGAGAAACAGAATAAGGAAACGATTAATGAATTGGCAAAGTCACAGTCGAAAGTCAATGATGGTAAAATAGGGGTGGATGGAAAagaaattgtgagaaatcCAACGCCTCGTGTTAATGGATTCAGTTTGGTTGCTACACCCAGTCCTAGGCCAGGGGAGTATGATAGCCCTCTCATGACGTGGGGTCAAATTGAAGGGACACCTTTTAGATTGGATGGGGGTGATACACCTTTGTTCAGGAGTAATCAGGGTCCATCGTTTAGAATGGCTGAGCCACCGAAGAGGGAGAAAATTGCACTGCAATTGGCGGAAAAGGCGGGGGAAAGACACAGGGATAGAAAGAGTAAAGCGCTTGAAGCGGCGAGAAGATCTTTTGCAAC gCCCTCACCCCGAAGTTTGTCAACAATTGATCGTCTCAGTTCCATGTCACCAGCAGCGAGAAGACTAGCTACTcagaaattgaaaatcattAGCACCCCCACGCCACGGAGGACACCATCAAGGACGCCAATAATTGGAGTCAAAAGCCTCAACTTAACTCCAAGGATTACTACACCCACTAGAACTCCAAACTCATCAGATAATCAAAGACTATCGAGGGGTCTTATACTAACAGATAATCTGCTCAATCTTCCACAAAGACAGCGAGCTgcagatttttttaacaaatag
- the LOC135164666 gene encoding uncharacterized protein LOC135164666, with amino-acid sequence MKISLRSLLPVVLLATGSWISLSCANPVVPTKEVVDPEGISKTVGNADISQISADGAGGYADASAKSTGHLFRTRRSRKNYVAADEEKLCPCLQPNFKFKGSEILLRILQDISKFLSCAQPSLDDLRDVNWPILGDKASDGKGGLSLQNLAKSLLNDFISILLTLVNQSTDGSADVSKETSPNDLDPVDYEADITINPELESLIESSDSDEDSDLSDVLLELIGSLEKWLNSEHKPIEMLLNFEEQIVKLSPEDYKIIASRANSDPRCALLVEKKLKTIRSLSALTRTTINVLAALMGALKELQSSINTPSSLCSNLDNHNPTLSLFSVSDILTGKIRAALQSSSSSGEMCLPVDKVTSWISLLIDEFPQLATKTAPSRPLASSSSDCKTAPAITISVEDSNKCGQSNSKPAVIISSSNSRDVKVITDSRDNQSSNKNPKSPVAPPVLLSSIPKTEGASPPAPSVSAVNTNKYGSYGNNQSDEDDDSDEDEDDDEK; translated from the exons atgaaaatttcacttcgTTCACTTTTGCCTGTAGTACTTCTGGCCACTGGGTCATGGATTAGCCTATCGTGTGCTAATCCTGTCGTGCCCACCAAAGAAGTAGTCGATCCAGAAGGAATCTCCAAAACAGTTGGTAACGCCGATATTTCTCAG ATTTCAGCCGATGGAGCAGGTGGATATGCTGATGCATCTGCTAAATCTACAGGACATCTATTCAGAACAAGACGGTCTCGCAAAAATTATGTGGCAGCTGATGAAGAAAAGCTTTGTCCATGTCTGCAACcgaattttaaattcaaaggaagcgaaattctcctaagAATTCTTCAGGATATCTCCAAATTCCTGTCGTGCGCTCAACCAAGCCTCGATGACTTGCGCGACGTAAACTGGCCAATCCTAGGAGATAAAGCCTCCGACGGTAAGGGAGGACTATCACTTCAAAATTTAGCAAAGTCCCTCCTTAATGACTTCATATCAATTCTACTAACTCTGGTGAATCAATCGACTGATGGATCAGCTGACGTATCCAAAGAAACATCGCCAAACGACCTGGATCCTGTAGACTATGAGGCCGATATCACCATCAACCCTGAACTAGAATCATTGATCGAAAGCTCGGATTCTGACGAGGATAGTGATCTAAGTGATGTCCTCTTGGAACTGATTGGATCCCTTGAAAAATGGCTGAATTCCGAGCACAAGCCGATCGAAATGCTACTAAACTTTGAAGAGCAAATCGTAAAACTGTCTCCAGAGGACTATAAAATAATCGCATCCCGAGCAAATAGTGATCCTAGATGTGCGCTTCTGGtagaaaagaaattgaaaaccaTTCGTTCGTTATCTGCTCTCACCCGAACGACCATAAATGTGCTCGCTGCACTGATGGGCGCATTGAAAGAGCTGCAATCATCAATCAACACGCCCAGTAGCTTATGCTCAAATCTTGATAACCATAATCCTACATTATCATTGTTTAGTGTTAGTGACATCCTCACTGGAAAAATTCGTGCTGCTTTGCAATCAAGTTCATCGTCGGGAGAAATGTGTCTGCCCGTAGATAAGGTCACCTCATGGATTTCTCTGCTAATTGACGAATTTCCCCAGTTAGCAACCAAGACCGCACCATCACGCCCACTCGCCTCAAGCTCTTCTGATTGCAAGACCGCACCAGCGATTACTATATCAGTTGAAGATTCGAATAAATGTGGGCAATCGAATTCCAAGCCTGCAGTAATAATCAGTTCTTCGAATTCGCGTGATGTTAAAGTGATAACGGATTCTCGTGATAACCAGTCGAGCAATAAGAACCCCAAATCACCGGTGGCCCCACCGGTACTGCTGTCATCAATTCCTAAGACTGAGGGAGCGTCACCACCAGCTCCTTCAGTGAGTGCAGTAAACACAAATAAATATGGTAGTTATGGGAATAATCAATCAGACGAGGATGACGATAGCGATGAAGATGAGGATGACGATGAGAAATAA
- the LOC135164660 gene encoding uncharacterized protein LOC135164660, translating into MFLMYKNGVRCVIENQLVSRFQFASLYATRNILANKMKIIEGGILLFVVIVTASANVGTINVECPPEVARGMGVKAQSIGIKPQLFVSSSVINAENQKTGAIAGMQKPAGLGLGPEGGIAPIFSPIGDLCFPLASGRTDNRRPVVHPARAVIPIQPGQVLSFNVNPNEASLYRGKNYGGYPTSAGGHSHISPVGYCLTGTGAHGPNDYGVLGYTSTNGGSAPNSYSGSYYPHCQGHPNAYFGGYCPIGTGAGGPICYGRAYYSNSGGAGGVGNCPHCSAGCYCPSCAGLSSPGNQSPLPTSGQPQDVLVGFQKPGATAQTPEQFRPTAGAGNTPRDKFMALFRAVNPGLGGGNGRGTTGQGLLTDVDVGLTAPLLSFEDQEKLYNGIIKTTPDARADPVSISLAHKNLLGPLQNCCKGQGRRKCVAESSLYFGPKKVPADGRKEIPEKDFPEEKLHAVDKVIVELKPLEPTSARKSGWSVECDDDDVDQGEPLSKANNMLMLSDQGNGAGITYSELGYVPVGTSSDTSRNAEPGLSGSALDERDINLCQISGPPHPDFIRGDVTFELPNKNAPGSGGDCGCGCGGRRYDDDSSGTEDDEGEEGSGEDDEGLTDICQDLETLSNHRVKFGTYRRRGRLSKLWHSAQDPARFIM; encoded by the exons ATGTTCCTTATGTATAAAAACGGTGTGCGATGCGTCATCGAAAATCAGTTAGTGTCGAGATTTCAATTCGCCTCGTTGTATGCAACGAGGAATATTCTGGCGAATAAAATGAAGATTATCGAGGGAGGGATTTTATTATTCGTTGTGATAGTAACAGCATCAGCAAATGTTGGGACAATTAATGTTGAGTGTCCACCAGAGGTAGCTCGGGGAATGGGAGTTAAGGCCCAGAGCATAGGGATAAAGCCTCAGTTATTTGTATCAAGTTCAGTCATCAATGCGGAAAATCAGAAAACTGGGGCGATCGCTGGCATGCAGAAACCAGCAGGACTTGGGCTAGGGCCAGAGGGTGGCATTGCACCAAT ATTTTCCCCAATCGGCGATCTTTGTTTTCCCCTCGCAAGTGGTCGAACAGACAATCGTCGACCTGTTGTTCACCCCGCGAGAGCAGTGATCCCTATTCAGCCCGGACAAGTATTGTCATTCAATGTCAACCCGAACGAGGCGAGTCTCTATCGGGGTAAGAACTACGGAGGCTACCCCACCTCTGCAGGAGGCCACTCTCACATTAGCCCTGTAGGTTACTGCCTTACCGGCACCGGGGCCCACGGTCCCAACGACTACGGAGTGCTCGGTTACACCAGCACCAACGGAGGCAGTGCTCCCAACAGCTACTCAGGCAGCTACTACCCCCACTGCCAAGGACACCCGAATGCCTATTTCGGCGGCTATTGTCCCATTGGTACAGGGGCCGGAGGACCCATCTGCTATGGACGAGCCTACTACTCCAACTCTGGAGGGGCCGGTGGTGTCGGTAACTGCCCGCACTGCAGTGCTGGTTGTTACTGTCCATCATGCGCTGGCTTGTCGAGCCCTGGGAACCAATCCCCATTGCCCACATCTGGACAACCCCAAGATGTACTTGTGGGTTTCCAAAAACCAGGTGCGACTGCACAAACTCCTGAACAATTCAGACCAACTGCTGGTGCTGGGAATACACCACGGGATAAATTTATGGCTCTTTTCCGAGCAGTCAATCCCGGTTTGGGTGGTGGGAATGGTAGAGGTACCACCGGACAGGGTCTACTCACTGACGTGGATGTCGGTCTTActg CTCCTCTTTTGTCCTTCGAGGATCAAGAGAAACTTTACAACGGTATCATAAAAACAACTCCAGACGCTCGAGCTGATCCAGTATCCATTTCCCTTGCACACAAAAATCTCCTGGGACCACTTCAGAATTGTTGCAAGGGTCAAGGTAGAAGAAAATGTGTTGCTGAATCGTCGCTATATTTCGGCCCAAAAAAAGTTCCGGCCGATGGACGCAAGGAAATTCCGGAAAAAGATTTCCCGGAAGAGAAACTTCATGCCGTTGATAAAGTCATTGTTGAACTGAAGCCCCTGGAGCCCACTTCCGCGAGAAAGAGTGGATGGTCTGTTGAATGTGACGATGACGACGTGGATCAAGGTGAACCCTTGTCAAAGGCCAACAACATGCTGATGTTGTCTGACCAGGGCAATGGAGCTGGTATCACTTACAG TGAGTTGGGATACGTACCAGTAGGTACATCAAGTGACACATCAAGAAATGCTGAACCTGGGCTCAGTGGATCTGCCCTAGATGAGCGAGATATCAATTTGTGCCAGATTAGTGGGCCTCCACATCCTGATTTCATACGTGGGGATGTCACGTTCGAACTACCCAATAAGAATGCCCCGGGATCCGGAGGTGATTGTGGCTGTGGATGTGGTGGACGTCGGTACGATGATGACTCATCCGGTACCGAGGATGACGAAGGTGAAGAAGGCTCCGGTGAAGATGACGAAGGATTGACTGATATTTGTCAAGATCTTGAAACTCTCAGCAACCATCGAGTCAAATTCGGAACGTACAGGAGACGCGGGAGGTTGAGCAAATTATGGCATTCAGCACAAGATCCTGCGAGATTTATCATGtag
- the LOC135164681 gene encoding uncharacterized protein LOC135164681, with amino-acid sequence MMKGACAIIVIGCAAVAFGSPAGQPPAAAQPAPLSDLIEQAKAGITNLGQELSKRLEKDSQSTLESLKTQSSSFANNLQDLLNKISEDVKAKSPEIQKAWDGVKTKFSGVVNDINAQIPQAQEQASQLGTKLTQGLNLLIEESSKAAKEISKSSETVQEDLAKFTKQAVEIAVKTTNNLDTQLRQLAVTEAPKV; translated from the exons atgatGAAGGGTGCTTGTGCAATTATTGTCATTGGCTGTGCGGCCGTTGCATTTGGATCTCCAGCTGGTCAGCCTCCAGCAGCAGCTCAACCAGCTCCATTGTCAGATCTAATTGAACAGGCTAAGGCTGGCATCACCAATCTTGGACAGGAGCTTTCCAAACGTTTGGAGAAGGATAGCCAAAGTACCCTGGAGTCACTCAAGACTCAGAGCAGCTCATTTGCCAATAATCTCCAGGATTTGCTGAACAAGATCTCCGAAGAT GTTAAAGCTAAGAGTCCGGAAATCCAGAAAGCTTGGGATGGAGTGAAGACCAAATTCAGTGGTGTTGTCAATGACATCAATGCCCAAATACcccaggcccaggagcaggcgAGTCAACTGGGAACCAAATTGACTCAAGGGCTCAATCTTCTCATTGAGGAATCCAGCAAAGCTGCTAAGGAGATCAGCAAAAGCTCGGAGACGGTCCAGGAAGATCTTGCCAAGTTCACCAAACAGGCGGTGGAGATCGCTGTCAAGACCACTAACAATCTGGACACTCAACTGCGACAATTGGCTGTCACCGAGGCACCAAAGGTGTAA